A region from the Drosophila takahashii strain IR98-3 E-12201 chromosome 2L, DtakHiC1v2, whole genome shotgun sequence genome encodes:
- the LOC108061250 gene encoding uncharacterized protein codes for MEHRVELLMEPIADSKLMCRSDHKTDRKVEIEEPHLTQQLGKHYETEAEVLGLLLDLESRYRQYYDLYQCEMLAQKTLIERIWLLTQRYLILISSEQSCRYPEVYTLSTEEAIVNEYEEKLEVLRASNNTMKNSLLKINQHCKKFYAAYERLDKTLETPMIMGDCHHRSIKYHKMMAVDIFNYLYAVVLKLKCYMHQLDPVNLESVEDYRDLLQNESLMDEFDEYLKGNFVYCKCLLPTQTCPILKLKCSHQNLVNLKYVSRI; via the exons atggaacACAGAGTTGAATTGTTAATGGAACCAATAGCGGATAGCAAGTTGATGTGCAGATCGGACCACAAAACGGACCGAAAAGTGGAGATTGAGGAGCCCCATCTGACGCAACAGCTTGGGAAGCACTACGAAACGGAGGCCGAAGTTTTGGGGTTGCTTCTGGACCTGGAATCCCGATATCGCCAGTACTACGATCTGTACCAGTGTGAAATGCTGGCCCAGAAGACACTAATCGAACGTATATGGCTGTTGACACAACGCTACCTAATCCTGATCAGTTCGGAGCAGAGCTGTCGATATCCCGAGGTCTACACCCTGTCGACCGAAGAGGCGATTGTCAATGAGTACGAGGAGAAATTGGAAGTACTGCGAGCCTCCaa CAATACCATGAAAAACTCGCTGTTGAAAATAAATCAGCACTGCAAGAAGTTTTATGCCGCCTACGAGCGACTCGATAAGACCCTGGAAACCCCGATGATCATGGGCGATTGCCATCATAGGAGCATCAAGTACCACAAGATGATGGCCGTCGATATATTCAACTATTTGTACGCAGTGGTCCTGAAACTCAAGTGCTACATGCATCAGCTGGATCCCGTGAATTTGGAGAGTGTCGAGGACTATCGCGATTTGCTGCAAAACGAATCACTGATGGACGAGTTCGACGAGTACCTCAAGGGGAACTTCGTGTACTGCAAGTGCCTGCTGCCGACTCAAACCTGCCCAATACTGAAGCTAAAGTGTTCCCACCAAAACCTAGTAAATTTGAAGTATGTCAGTCGTATCTAA
- the LOC138911840 gene encoding E3 ubiquitin-protein ligase KCMF1-like, whose product MQNAKDETHRHMGITCNGCMRRNFPGRRFHCLSCPVDFNLCNGCYALDVTTEEHKFDHAMLCILTPASLARFFTEDEPVIIRCPYCKINNFNLEEFERHLEELHPSADPDLLTCYKLNVY is encoded by the exons ATGCAGAATGCTAA AGACGAGACCCACCGCCACATGGGCATCACCTGCAACGGCTGCATGCGCCGCAATTTTCCGGGTCGCCGGTTCCACTGCCTCTCCTGCCCGGTGGACTTCAACTTGTGCAACGGGTGCTACGCCCTTGACGTGACCACCGAGGAGCACAAGTTCGACCATGCGATGCTCTGCATCCTCACGCCAGCTAGCCTGGCTCGATTCTTCACCGAAGATGAGCCGGTGATTATTCGCTGTCCCTACTGCaagataaacaactttaatCTGGAGGAATTCGAGCGGCATTTGGAGGAGCTTCACCCCAGCGCAGATCCCGACTTGTTGACCTGCTATAAACTAAATGTTTATTGA